ATCATCAAAGAAAAGAAgtcagtttttattattttttcaatactttttgaatgcaattctaatttttaattttttaaaaagaaatattgcttttatattttagaaaagaaagaatagcTCAGACGATAGCTCAGACATTGAAATAACAAAAGCAATCATGTCCAGTATTCAAGAATCGAAAAATACACCTGATGCTGTTGACGGGTTTTTCCTCCAAATAGGAAATAGATTACGGGCACTGCCACAACGAGAAAGGacaaaattcgaaataaaaatactaacgGACCTTTATGAATTggaaaattctttattatttcattaaatttgtgcttttcattttcatatattttattttaatatattttactttaatataatattagttttatacaCGTTAAAGTAATGTAAAGtttaatatgttacaaaataatagttttatatgCTTCTAAATAGCTGtattgagaatttttaattatttttaaagatttaagtaaattatattttgtttttaatatatttattaattatcatttctgtacaattaaaaattgttgtttATAGCTTTTTCCCATTGATAAGGTAATGCGCcatttccattaaaaaatgaagTATATGCGTGTCGAACTTCGATTCCACTTTGAGATGTTCTTCCTCTACAGATTGGCAATGAGCGTAGCCCTCTTGAATTCATTGTTGGATTGAAGTCgcctttattaatattcacaTACCTACATGGTAATTGCAATTGTTCttcattgttaataataaaattatgcaacacTACTGTTGCTTGCACAATTTTCTTTGCATTAGCAATACTTGATATTATCGGCTTTCTGTAGATTCTCCATCTCTCTGCCAATATTCCAAAAGCACTTTCTACCACTCTCCTTGCTCTACTAAGCCTGTagttaaatactttttttgacAAGTCCAATCTGTCATTTCGTGGGTACGGCCTCATTATAAAGTTTGTCAATGGAAAGGCTTCATCTGCTAGCAGCACATAAGGGAGAACTAATCCATCAACTTCAATTGGCTTCAGATTTGGCAGCTTTAATGAACCACTTGCGATGTAATTTCTAATAAGACTGTTCCGAAAAACTCCTCCATCGCTCTGTCTGCCTTCGCCTCCGATGTCGACAACAATAAAGCGATATTTGGCGTCGCTAATTGCTAGAAGATTAATACTATGATTTCCTTTGTAATTGAAATATGTCGAGCCGGAATTCGGTGGAGcctgtaataaaatacatttatcagCAATATTAGTATTtgattagtttttatttttaatattgtattttatcatatataccTGTAAAGTTACATGTTTTCCATCCATGGCTCCTATACAATTTGGAAAATTCCAGAACCTTTCAAAATCatcaacaacattttgccagttctctttattatttgttataaaagcAGTATCTTTCAAACATTGCCAAATAGCTTCGCAAGTTTCTGACACTATTTTACAGATGGTATTGTGTCCAACACGAAAAGCATATGATAAGGATCGCATACTATCTCCAGATGCCAAGAACCTGATGGTAATGTGTAGCCTTGTTTCAGGTGGAATAGCTTCTCGAACTGCAGATTGTTTAGTAATTGAAGGTCCGactaattgtaataatttctcaaaaagTATCGGTTCCAttcggaaataattaacaaatttttcatgatCATGTTGTTCTAATTCATTAACGAGATTATTGCTCGCTCCTTGTGCTAAACGTCGttcaatagaaaatattgatctGACCCAATATTTccgttttcttttattcataacttttctctcgcttttcaatgttaaataataaagcgcataaagtttaataattttacgatataTTTCCTGCCTGATAAAAACATCGTAATTTCGCTTTAAacgctttattaataaaacaattaaaaagaatattgtttttgATTTCATTCTGCACCTAAAAgtcaaatgttatatttacttatactaaataacttaataaattaaataaaatttactttacgtATACATACTGTAGATATTCTTCGATTCTTCGGTCTGTTTTTTGTTTCTCCTATGGTCCCATGAAGCGGAATTCGCGTAAACGGATCAGTGGTTCACCAATCACAAGACTGTttagatagaaaaaataacaaaatttgtttcgtgATTGAGCATCCGCTTGAGGGTGCGTTCGGGAAGCGCACTTTTGGCGCTATGAGCGCGCTTTGGTCATTCGTGGAGCCGCTTTATAGCACCAATAAAGTGATGTTGACGTCATTGTTTTTGCCTTGTGACGTCATCACTCATGCTAACTCGTGCTCAGGATTTCGAGGTGAGGCACGACATGCTAATAGCTCTTATAGCGCCAAAATGTGTTCCCTGAACGCTGTTCGAATGTTTTCTGCTTCTGTCTCGCTCAATTTGAACAAGTGTAcgtattacttatttatttattttcaatatttgttgaaaatgaaTCAGGGCGTACTAGTCACCTTAGAAGACATCAACACCGGTCTAGTTTATACAACGCGTCTCTCACCAAAGGATGCGCACAGAGTAGAAACCGGTAAGTAATGGAAGGTTATGTTTCTGTgttgtgttatttattttatttatttatgttattttcagATACTGTTTTTGCTTCTGAAGTTCTGTCTGTATTAAAGAAAAGCCAAGGGGAGTCAAGTGTTCATCAAGCTCCATGATCTCAACAACAGGATTCATAAAAGGTTTCTCTCCTAACAAAGATTCCATCACCTCAGTATAAGGCCAGGACCGAGGATTATTTCCTGATTTAGAATTGTGATCTTTGATGGATTTAAATGTTCTCTTCATCCCGTTAAATTTGCTTTGGCATTGTGGGCCAGTAACATCATGTCCATGCCTACAAAGAACTTCACTGATCGACTTCCACACTCGCTTTTGCGATATTTTGCCTACAGAAAACATGAAATCTGTGAGAAAACCGAGGATCATGCAcaaatcattataattaatgacatCATTATCTTACCTGATATGACATCTTCCTCTCTCTTCCGATACTCCTCAATTAGAAGGAGAACAGCCTGATGCGACCATTTGAAGACCGAATCTGGTTCTGATTCAGGAATTTCGGCATCAACTTTAGAAGTAACATCGTTTTCTCGTTAAACACTCTTTTGTCTGGTTACTGAATCATCAATCTGGTTGCTGAATCATTATCAGTGTAAGTACaacgcaaagaaaaaaatatttgctgcGTTTGGACCTGAGCATAAAGATTGTCATAATCGTTTCCAATGAAGTCACAAAAGTAAATCAGCGTTAGAGTAAATGCTCAAAAATTAGCGTTAATGTATGTGACATTAAAGTTACATGCAACATGATGGAAATGGCACACGTACTTCCGACTTTGAGTTACGTTTACGATTCCGTCGGAAAAAAGATGTGTAAGATTCCTAAGAATTATCCGAAAATTGCCGTCGATACCCAGATAGCAATACCTGATGATCAGATTTCATCACGTCATGATCTTCAGATTTTTAcctcaaaattatgtatattttgtaatcatATTATGATGATACATATCATGAACACGAATTAACGTACATATGAGGAAAATGTGTCCTCACATATTGAGGTTAAATTGTCAACTCATGATTATCACAAACTGATTGCAAGAATTAACagttatgtattataaattgtacgtttattattttcgtcattattatatattgtagaGCTCAAGCGCATGATCTCCATAATCAATTTTgcataatgataaaatgttttatgtttacattttttaaatctgaaataatattttaataaatattaaaaaatttttaatggttaatacatattaataataattaaaaatatatattaatatttttttatacttttatataaaattatggaataatatttatatatacatacatattttagtatttctttacaaatttttatttccacatttttgaaataattttgattactATTTCTAATTACGTGAGATAACCgtcacaaataaataaataaataaataaacaagaattaattcaatagcagttaatattattgattacttTCACTTgcaattatatctatattaaaaaaaatagtatttaaatgattcattttattaatttttgtttaaatacgataatttttagCACCACATACGATAAGCGCCCTCTCAGAACCTGGGAATTCCGGAATCCGGAACGCTGCATGGCTGCAACGCAGCAAtagtctctttctcttccgaCTTCTCGAGAACGTGCCCTGccataaattaaagataattacttattatttatttataaataaatatttttattattaaatttatcattaaatatttgaaaaaaataataatttttacatatttcaaagatatatataatttattttatattgctgtatataaagaaaaaattgggTTATGTCTGCAAAAAGCACGTtgcatttgtaaaaattattttcattatattaatcataagGACAAAGAACATCATAAACCTTATGagctcataaaaatatttatttataacttaatgttataaaaatagtaattttttgtaacatcAAATTAGTCATGATTTGTTACAtgatttgttaataataataagatatgaATTggctataattatttcacagaaaagataaattatagtaaaatgTTTCCTTctatagaaatagaaataacaaaaatatttttaaaataaatttatttttaaaatgataaaatatgcattttttttacttattatagttatatatgtttacgttaaatacatttaatgaTCTATTACTAATGAAACATGATTCACCATAGGTCAGTACACTTTGAAAGATGACGAAGGAATCGGTCGATAGACGGCGCCAGCTGACGGCAGCCTAAGTCTCGATCAGCGCCTCGCATAAGACTATCGATTCTGCGCGGGCGCGCTCCCGCcccatatttttatagaaacataGAATTAACTCCTCTTTTCTAGAATGTTCGAAAGAGGCGACTTAATAAGGAATTGTAAATGAAAGATCACTCTCTAACGTCGAGTCGAAAAAACAGGTCGcaagaagaaattaatcaGAGAGACAGTCGGTGAATTTTGTCGTGTATTAAGACTTAGATTTTGGCGAAGTCGAACATTGTAATAGTTCTTATAtcataattgaattaaaagttAGTGTTCAAATTAAAAGCAGTGTCGATTCTATTTGATTAATACTGTCGTTCCTGATATTCAATAACTTTTGTCGAAGCAATCTTATATACAACAAACAAGGTCGGATATAGAACATAACCGTCCTATCGTTTAAAAATTAGTCGGTTGCAGAACGTTaagattttattctttacttaataatattacagttTCAAGTCGATATTGAAACCgacgatataaatattacaacttGCAGTTCACGAGGGCTGTAAGCTCGGACCTAATTCGCCACATGACATCTGGGTGACATTCATAGTGGAGCTCGTCGAGACAGCCTAGTATTGCTATCAGAAGACGGTCGTTATGATCGCCTTGCTGCTGCATCGTTCATTACTCATCACTGTCGGTGCGTCTGGCAAGGAACCCAGCATCAATCGAAACGTCAACGTGGTGGCGTGCGTTTTAAGCTTCTCTCATGCGAATTAATGCTGTTGCAAGGTGATGTTTTACCAGGGTAATATACTTTCTTTGCTTTCGCTAAATTGAAATGACGACaaagatacaaaataattaaatgtatttattaaatagaacTTTGAGCAAGAATGTTATGTATATTTCATAGCTTTAAATTCGATAAGAATATTGAAGTCAGCGCCTAATAACTTCTAATCattgtttaacaattaatatgttattaaaattttttaagatttaaatatactttgtaattttttaactttagaatatatatattagaatatagaaataacttagaataaagaattttattaaataagtgtttagaagaaaattttgatttctttttgttgATTGCAGAAAATGCTATACATGTGTGCATTTCCATTATGTCATGAGTCAGTGGATCTACCCCTGTGCTATGAAGACTGCATGGCAGTGCGTCAACAGTTCTGCTTCACCGAGTGGGCAGTAATCGAGGACAACAAGCAGCAAAATGTTTACATCTGTTCCCGCGGGCACTTTTCATCGCCAGAATGTGAGAGTTTGCCCAAAGTTAACAAGGAAGTACCCACTTGTTCACACATACATCTCACTGATATGGATGAAGAAGTCATTACACACACATGTAataaatctcatttttataaaaatattttcaattacaaagcactaattattacaatataaaataaaatataaatcaaatatgtatttaattataatagttattgaaataaatgctagttaaataatattgattgatTTCTCTGGATGATTGCATCAGAGGTAATGGCAGTTTCTACATGAGAAAAGTCAACAAAACACAATCTGGACTCGATTGTCAGCCGTGGAGTGCACAATCGCCACACAGTCATTCACTACCCGATGTCTTCCCACAGATTTGCTATGATGAGaattattgtacatacaaACGCTGGTGGCGATGAACCAATGCTGTAGTGCTTTACGACCGATCAAGTGATATGTTACGAGCATTGCAATATCCCTATATGTGGTGAGTATAATCGcaattataagtaattatacattattattgctaCATACGTACACACATGTGcacgcaaaaattttttatttacaattacacataatcttttttagagaacaattttttaaattacattaaagtTGATTAGAATTAATAGCAGAAAagcttaaaaatattgaaagaaaaatatttgattaagtatttatgtaatattttcttatttattgttttgtgccgaatatatttttatgaatatttttaaaatacttgatattgatattttgatattttttattatttttaatacagtaAGCAGCAATTAATCGCAAtccaatcattattttatatttttcttgcagATAATGTCACTAAAGTCGGGATTGAATCGACATATATAATGATGAATGCTCTTCTTAATAACACCTTGATATTCATATTATCCGCTTTGTAATCATGGTTGGTGTAATACTGTCTATTCTTCTGAGCCAAAGATTGCACAAACGCCTTCGAGGCTATAATCCGGCTGATAATCAAGTATGTTTACTCTTTGattgtgattattttaaagaaaaattttctaaagttATTAATCAGAAAATGATTAAAGTTCTTGATTTGATATAGTATATTTGTGtgcatattgtatataattaaataatttatatatttttttttattaatgtattttaacgtttatatttatttttcctatcTATATATTCACGATTATATTAACTAGTAATTATTTGAAGCATTTTTCTTTGCAGGATGTAAACATTGATTTGGATAAACTGCCGAACAACGAAGCGTGCCATAAGACGAGCGCTCAATTAAATCCCAAGCTAGAGAAGCTAGAATTCCCGCGTAATAATATCATCTATGTGCGAGATCTCGCTCAGGGCTCCTTTGATCGCGTGTTCCAGGCATGCGCTCCCGGATTGGTTGCAGGTGAAAAGTTCACAAATGTCGCCGTGAAGATGCTGAAAGAAGAAGCATCAGATAATCTGCTGCACGGCTTCGAGCACGAGGCGTGTCTGCTCGCAGAATTTGATCATCCAAACATCGTCAAACTGCTTGGCATACGCACGCTCCGGCAACCAATGTGTCTGCTGTTTGAATACATAAGCCGTGGCGATCTCAACGAATTCTTGCG
The window above is part of the Linepithema humile isolate Giens D197 chromosome 8, Lhum_UNIL_v1.0, whole genome shotgun sequence genome. Proteins encoded here:
- the LOC137001691 gene encoding uncharacterized protein translates to MEPILFEKLLQLVGPSITKQSAVREAIPPETRLHITIRFLASGDSMRSLSYAFRVGHNTICKIVSETCEAIWQCLKDTAFITNNKENWQNVVDDFERFWNFPNCIGAMDGKHVTLQSNTNIADKCILLQAPPNSGSTYFNYKGNHSINLLAISDAKYRFIVVDIGGEGRQSDGGVFRNSLIRNYIASGSLKLPNLKPIEVDGLVLPYVLLADEAFPLTNFIMRPYPRNDRLDLSKKVFNYRLSRARRVVESAFGILAERWRIYRKPIISSIANAKKIVQATVVLHNFIINNEEQLQLPCRYVNINKGDFNPTMNSRGLRSLPICRGRTSQSGIEVRHAYTSFFNGNGALPYQWEKAINNNF